The following nucleotide sequence is from Oceanivirga salmonicida.
ACCAAAAATACCAACGTCTTCTCCCATTAAAAAGACATTTTCATCTCTTCTCATTTCTTCTGACATCGCTAAAATTATTGTATCTCTAAAACTCATTAATTTAGTTTTTTCCATTTAATTCATCTCCTTATTAATTTGCATATACATCTTCAAAAGCTGACTCTATTGGTGGTTCTGGACTATTTTCCGCAAATTCCACAGCAGCCTTTATTCTTGTGTCAACATCTTTGTCTATATCATCTAATTCTTTTTCGTCAACAATTTTTTCAGAAATTAAATAATTTTTTAATTGTAATATAGGGTCTTTTTTCTTCCACATATCTACTTCTTCTTTTGTTCTATATTTACCTGGATCTGATGATGAATGTCCAAACCATCTATATGTAACACTTTCAATTAATACTGGTCCATTTCCTGCTCTAACATATTCAACGGCTTCTTTAAATTTTTCATAAACGTCTAATACTTTATTTCCATCTTCTATGAACATACCCTTAATTCCATATGCAGTACTTCTTTTATAAATATGATCTATATTAGTCATTTTCTTAATATCTGCACTAATACCATACCCATTATTTATTGAATAGAATATTACTGGTAAATTCCATACTGATGCTAAATTTAATGCTTCGTGAAAACTTCCTTCATTAGTTGCTCCATCTCCAAAAATACAAACAACTATTTTACCAGTTTTTTTCATTTTTTGAGTTAATGCTGCTCCACATGATATACCGTGTCCACCACCAACTATACCATTAGCGCCTAAATTTCCACTTTCAAGGTTTGAAATATGCATAGATCCACCTTTTCCTTTACAAACCCCAGTATATTTACCTAAGATTTCAGCCATCATAGCATTTATGTCTATTCCTTTAGCTAATGCTTGTGCATGTCCTCTATGATTTGATGTTATAATATCATCTGCATCTAATGCTGCTAATGCTCCTATACTTGCCGCTTCTTCACCAACTGAAAAGTGCGTCATTCCTGGCACTTTACCTTTTTTTACTAATTGTGCTACTTTAAGATCAAAAATTCTAGCTTCTTGCATCTTTATATACATGTCTAGTAGTTGATTTTTGTCAAGTCCTTTCATACTAATACCTCCATTAACTTATATTTTCTATATACTATATTATATTCCTAAAATGCAATAATAGCAATTTTTATTAATTAATTATTATATTCACTAAGTTTTATTTATATTTTATTTATTTTACCTATAGAATTAATTATAAAAAGATGTGCATGTTCCATATAGTGGAACAGCACATCCTGTATATTTATATTAAATTTAAAGCATAAATATATTTTTCTTTTTCAATTTCCAAACCGTTATATATTTTTGCTCCTTTAATTTCATATTTTAATAATAAAGAAGTTTTTTCTGGTTTAAAAATTAAGTCAATTACATTTTTACATTTTATAACATTATTATTTTCTAACATACATGTATTTTCGGCATTTTCCATACCTAAATGTGTAGTATTAATAATAAAATCCGCTGACTTCATATTAGTAATCTCAACTTTTTTTATTCTTCTATCTCCAACTCCTAAATTCATAGGTTCTTCTGTTATACTTGCAATAAAAACAGTCAAATTATACTTATCTTTTAAAACCTTATACACCATTCTAGAGTTTTCAGAACTACCTAATAATAGAACTCTTTTATCATTCATATCTATATTATTTTTTTCTAAAAAATTAGAAAAGGCGTTATATAATAAATTTTCTTTTATAATTTCGCCATCTTTTATATAAATAAAATTAGACATATTTTCATATTCAGATGAAATAAAAATTGCTCTATATTTTTTTGACTCTATTAATTCATTTAATTCATCAATACTAATATTTAATTTTGTATATTTTAAAGATTTTTCTTTTAAAAATTTTTCTAGTATATCAAAACTAGGGTATTGTTCTACTATATATATCATCTTACTTACCTTTTAAACTTTCTAACTCTTTAACACTAAGTTCTCTATATTCTCCATAGTCAAGAGTATTATCTAATTCTAATTTATTCATTTTAACCCTTTTTAAAAATATTACTTCATTACCTACTGCTAAAAACATTTTTTTTATCTGATGAAATTTACCTTCGGTAATAGTTAAATGACATGTCTTATCAGTTAATATTTCAAGTTTAGCATCACTTTTAGTAATATAGTCCCCAATATCTACACCTATTTCAAGTTTTTTAATT
It contains:
- a CDS encoding thiamine pyrophosphate-dependent dehydrogenase E1 component subunit alpha, with protein sequence MKGLDKNQLLDMYIKMQEARIFDLKVAQLVKKGKVPGMTHFSVGEEAASIGALAALDADDIITSNHRGHAQALAKGIDINAMMAEILGKYTGVCKGKGGSMHISNLESGNLGANGIVGGGHGISCGAALTQKMKKTGKIVVCIFGDGATNEGSFHEALNLASVWNLPVIFYSINNGYGISADIKKMTNIDHIYKRSTAYGIKGMFIEDGNKVLDVYEKFKEAVEYVRAGNGPVLIESVTYRWFGHSSSDPGKYRTKEEVDMWKKKDPILQLKNYLISEKIVDEKELDDIDKDVDTRIKAAVEFAENSPEPPIESAFEDVYAN